One Vibrio taketomensis DNA window includes the following coding sequences:
- a CDS encoding Trp operon leader peptide translates to MLQEFNPKQKTNVALTSPKRDTSELAWWRTWTSSWWANVYF, encoded by the coding sequence ATGTTACAAGAATTTAACCCAAAGCAAAAAACAAATGTCGCGTTGACATCGCCTAAGCGCGATACGTCAGAGCTGGCTTGGTGGCGCACTTGGACAAGTTCTTGGTGGGCTAACGTGTATTTCTGA
- a CDS encoding anthranilate synthase component 1: MNKAITLSQVAEINVLHAQMPYSEDPTQLFHTLCEHKTDSLLLESAEIDSKQNLKSLMIVDSALRIVCLEHTVTMTALTNNGQALLKHVVANIADTIEYDYQSDCLTLHFTAPCDTLDEDSRLREASSFDALRLIQHSFNHQPHGKHSLFIGGLFAYDLVANFEPLGNASSSNQCPDYVFYVAETLLIVDHQTQSCLLQATSFDAKADAAELELRMRAIEAACQAPSSLPPAVQLDDVTVKTNIADDEFCQIVSDLKPFVVKGDVFQVVPSRRFTLPCPSPLAAYKALKQSNPSPYMFYMQDELFTLFGASPESALKYETDTNQVEIYPIAGTRRRGKYADGSIDFDLDSRIELELRTDGKENAEHMMLVDLARNDVARISTAGTRHVADLLKVDRYSHVMHLVSRVVGQLRDDLDALHAYQACMNMGTLTGAPKIRAMQLIRDVEKARRGSYGGAVGYLTGEGTLDTCIVIRSAYVENGIAQVQAGAGVVYDSDPQAEADETRGKAQAVITAIQTAHQAK; the protein is encoded by the coding sequence GTGAACAAGGCCATCACGTTAAGCCAAGTGGCAGAGATCAACGTACTGCATGCTCAAATGCCATACAGCGAAGATCCAACCCAGCTATTCCATACTTTGTGCGAACATAAAACCGACAGCTTGTTGCTTGAATCAGCGGAAATCGATTCGAAGCAAAATCTAAAAAGCTTAATGATTGTCGATTCAGCGCTGCGCATCGTTTGTTTAGAGCATACCGTTACCATGACTGCGCTGACCAACAACGGCCAGGCGCTGCTAAAACATGTAGTGGCAAATATTGCCGACACCATCGAGTATGACTACCAGTCAGATTGCCTGACTCTGCACTTTACCGCGCCTTGCGATACCCTAGATGAAGATTCTCGCCTACGTGAAGCCTCATCATTTGACGCGCTACGTTTAATTCAACACAGTTTTAATCATCAGCCACACGGCAAACACTCGCTGTTTATTGGTGGTCTATTTGCCTACGATTTAGTGGCTAACTTTGAACCACTTGGCAACGCATCAAGCAGCAATCAATGTCCTGATTACGTGTTTTATGTTGCCGAAACGCTACTGATTGTTGACCATCAAACGCAGAGCTGCTTGTTGCAAGCGACCAGCTTTGATGCCAAAGCAGATGCTGCAGAACTTGAACTGCGTATGCGTGCCATTGAAGCCGCTTGCCAAGCGCCAAGCTCACTACCACCAGCAGTTCAATTAGACGATGTAACGGTTAAAACCAATATTGCCGACGATGAGTTTTGCCAAATCGTCTCGGATTTAAAACCGTTCGTGGTCAAAGGTGATGTATTCCAAGTCGTACCTTCTCGTCGTTTTACTTTACCTTGCCCATCTCCACTGGCCGCTTACAAGGCTCTTAAACAAAGCAATCCAAGCCCTTACATGTTCTACATGCAAGATGAGCTATTTACCTTATTTGGCGCTTCACCAGAAAGTGCCCTTAAATACGAGACCGACACTAACCAAGTTGAAATCTACCCAATTGCGGGTACGCGCCGTCGCGGTAAATACGCCGATGGCAGCATTGATTTCGATTTGGATAGTCGTATTGAGCTTGAACTGCGCACTGACGGGAAAGAAAACGCTGAGCATATGATGCTAGTCGACCTCGCGCGTAACGACGTCGCCCGTATCAGTACCGCTGGCACTCGTCACGTTGCCGATTTACTCAAAGTTGATCGCTACAGCCACGTGATGCATTTAGTCTCTCGCGTTGTCGGACAATTGCGTGATGACCTCGATGCCCTGCATGCATACCAAGCCTGTATGAACATGGGCACACTGACTGGTGCACCAAAAATTCGCGCCATGCAACTGATTCGCGATGTTGAAAAAGCACGCCGTGGCAGTTACGGCGGTGCAGTTGGCTACCTTACCGGAGAAGGTACTCTAGATACTTGTATCGTGATTCGCTCAGCCTACGTTGAGAATGGCATTGCCCAAGTTCAGGCTGGAGCAGGTGTCGTTTACGACTCCGACCCACAAGCCGAAGCCGATGAAACTCGTGGTAAAGCGCAAGCCGTTATTACTGCGATTCAAACCGCGCACCAAGCGAAGTAA
- a CDS encoding aminodeoxychorismate/anthranilate synthase component II, which produces MANIIFIDNFDSFTYNLVDQFRSLGHDVTIYRNHIAAAQIEQAVLKLDNPVVLLSPGPGAPADAGCMPELIQRLKGKVPMIGICLGHQAIVEAYGGVVAGAGNIVHGKVSMMAHQNHTIYQSLPSPLAIARYHSLVAVTVPESLTVTAEVDGLVMSVVQEQDKVCGFQFHPESIMTTYGATLLANAIDWALERKNG; this is translated from the coding sequence ATGGCGAACATTATTTTCATCGATAACTTTGACTCTTTTACTTACAACCTTGTGGATCAATTTCGTTCCCTTGGCCATGACGTCACGATTTATCGTAACCACATTGCTGCGGCGCAAATAGAACAAGCGGTACTTAAACTCGATAATCCTGTGGTGCTGCTCTCTCCAGGGCCAGGTGCGCCAGCCGACGCAGGTTGCATGCCAGAGTTAATTCAACGCCTTAAAGGTAAAGTGCCAATGATCGGCATTTGTCTTGGTCATCAAGCCATTGTTGAAGCCTACGGCGGCGTTGTTGCGGGCGCAGGCAATATTGTCCATGGCAAAGTATCAATGATGGCGCACCAAAACCACACTATCTATCAATCACTGCCCTCTCCACTTGCTATTGCTCGTTACCACTCTCTTGTGGCAGTCACAGTGCCGGAAAGCCTAACCGTCACCGCCGAAGTCGATGGTTTGGTGATGTCAGTAGTTCAAGAACAAGACAAAGTGTGTGGCTTTCAATTTCACCCAGAGTCAATCATGACCACCTATGGCGCCACCTTGTTGGCAAATGCCATCGACTGGGCTCTAGAGAGAAAAAACGGATAA
- the trpD gene encoding anthranilate phosphoribosyltransferase: MEQIINKLFDQQSLTETESQQLFDTIIRGELDPVLMASVLTALKIKGETPTEIAGAAKALLDNAKPFPRPDYDFADIVGTGGDGHDTINISTTAAFVAAACGLKVAKHGNRSVSSQSGSSDLLDSFGINLAMSADDTREAVDDLGVAFLFAPQYHGGVRHAMPVRQTLKTRTIFNILGPLINPARPNIELMGVYSEELVRPIAETMLKMNMKRAAVVHGSGLDEVAIHGTTTVAEIKDGEIHEYTLTPEDFGVERYPLEAIKGGDPEENKAIITNILTGNGTEAQLGAVAVNVALLMRLFGHEDLKANTQRALHAMNSGKAFKLVEQLAERG, translated from the coding sequence ATGGAACAGATCATTAATAAACTCTTTGACCAGCAGTCACTGACAGAAACAGAAAGTCAGCAGCTCTTTGATACCATTATCCGCGGTGAACTGGATCCAGTACTAATGGCGTCGGTGTTAACAGCACTAAAAATCAAAGGCGAAACTCCAACGGAAATCGCAGGGGCAGCGAAAGCATTGCTTGATAATGCCAAACCGTTTCCACGACCTGATTATGATTTCGCTGATATCGTGGGCACGGGTGGTGACGGGCATGACACCATCAATATTTCGACTACTGCGGCTTTTGTTGCTGCGGCATGTGGTTTAAAAGTAGCGAAACACGGTAACCGCAGCGTTTCCAGCCAATCGGGTTCATCAGACTTACTTGATTCATTTGGTATTAACCTAGCGATGAGTGCCGACGACACTCGAGAAGCGGTGGATGATTTGGGTGTGGCCTTTTTGTTTGCGCCGCAATACCACGGTGGTGTACGCCATGCAATGCCTGTGCGCCAGACACTGAAAACCCGCACAATTTTTAATATTCTTGGCCCGCTGATTAACCCTGCTCGTCCTAATATCGAGTTGATGGGGGTATATAGTGAAGAGCTTGTACGCCCAATTGCAGAAACCATGTTGAAAATGAACATGAAGCGTGCTGCGGTCGTTCATGGCAGTGGTTTGGATGAGGTAGCGATTCACGGTACGACAACGGTCGCAGAAATCAAAGATGGCGAAATCCATGAATACACATTAACCCCTGAAGACTTTGGTGTAGAGCGTTACCCATTAGAAGCCATTAAAGGCGGCGATCCAGAAGAGAATAAAGCCATCATCACCAATATTCTGACAGGTAACGGGACTGAGGCGCAGCTTGGCGCTGTGGCGGTGAACGTGGCGCTATTGATGCGTTTGTTTGGTCATGAGGATCTCAAAGCCAATACGCAGCGTGCACTGCATGCGATGAACTCAGGTAAAGCATTTAAACTGGTTGAGCAACTGGCCGAACGTGGTTAA
- the trpB gene encoding tryptophan synthase subunit beta codes for MAKLNAYFGEYGGQYVPQILVPALDQLEQAFIDAQEDPEFRSEFMSLLQEYAGRPTALTLTRNLTAGTKTKLYLKREDLLHGGAHKTNQVLGQALLAKRMGKNEIIAETGAGQHGVATALACALLGLKCRVYMGAKDVERQSPNVFRMKLMGAEVIPVHSGSATLKDACNEALRDWSGSYETAHYLLGTAAGPHPFPTIVREFQHIIGEETKNQILAREGRLPDAVIACVGGGSNAIGMFADFIDEESVRLIGVEPAGKGIDTDQHGAPLKHGKTGIFFGMKAPLMQDPNGQVEESYSVSAGLDFPSVGPQHAYLNAIGRAEYDNVTDDEALDAFQELARSEGIIPALESAHALAHALRMARSNPEKEQLLVVNLSGRGDKDIFTVHAILQEKGVF; via the coding sequence ATGGCGAAGTTGAATGCCTATTTTGGCGAATATGGCGGTCAATACGTACCGCAAATATTAGTCCCTGCGCTAGACCAACTAGAGCAAGCGTTTATTGATGCGCAAGAAGACCCTGAATTTCGTAGTGAATTTATGTCACTACTGCAAGAATATGCCGGCCGTCCGACTGCACTAACACTCACTCGAAACTTAACCGCAGGTACCAAAACCAAGTTGTACCTAAAACGTGAAGATTTGCTTCATGGTGGCGCACACAAAACCAACCAAGTATTGGGACAAGCACTTCTAGCAAAACGCATGGGCAAAAATGAAATCATCGCGGAAACAGGCGCTGGCCAGCATGGTGTGGCAACCGCTCTCGCGTGTGCACTGCTTGGCCTAAAATGCCGCGTTTACATGGGTGCGAAAGACGTTGAACGTCAAAGTCCAAACGTATTTCGTATGAAGCTAATGGGCGCAGAAGTCATTCCAGTTCATTCGGGTTCCGCCACACTAAAAGATGCGTGTAACGAAGCTCTACGCGACTGGTCAGGCAGCTACGAGACCGCGCACTATCTGTTAGGTACCGCAGCGGGTCCTCACCCATTCCCAACCATAGTGCGTGAATTCCAGCACATCATCGGTGAGGAGACTAAGAATCAGATCTTAGCTCGTGAAGGTCGTCTTCCCGATGCGGTGATTGCTTGTGTTGGTGGCGGTTCAAACGCTATCGGTATGTTTGCTGATTTTATTGACGAAGAGAGCGTGCGCTTAATTGGTGTGGAGCCTGCAGGTAAAGGTATTGATACTGACCAACACGGAGCGCCACTGAAGCACGGAAAAACCGGTATTTTCTTCGGTATGAAAGCGCCATTAATGCAAGACCCTAACGGCCAAGTGGAAGAGTCCTACTCGGTTTCTGCCGGTCTCGACTTCCCTTCTGTGGGCCCACAGCATGCTTATCTCAATGCAATTGGTCGCGCTGAATACGATAACGTCACCGATGATGAAGCGCTGGATGCCTTCCAAGAGCTCGCTCGCAGTGAAGGGATTATTCCTGCTTTGGAATCAGCGCACGCATTAGCGCACGCGCTACGCATGGCTCGTTCAAACCCAGAGAAAGAACAGCTGTTAGTCGTTAACTTATCCGGCCGTGGTGATAAAGATATCTTTACCGTACACGCAATTTTGCAAGAAAAGGGAGTGTTCTAA